One Actinomycetota bacterium genomic window carries:
- a CDS encoding SigE family RNA polymerase sigma factor, whose protein sequence is MDTKDQEFREFFEAEFRPLRRLGYLLSGDWAEAEDLAQEAMVRTYRAWSRITERERPGAYARSVLVNHRRSLLRRSAVAAKHAEMLRASEYRPELGEEGMVLWEAIRALPQRQRAAIVLRFYEDLPEAEVALALDMPVGTVKSLVHRGVGRLRETLGPVWSSDEIVGGSDTP, encoded by the coding sequence ATGGATACCAAAGACCAGGAGTTCCGGGAGTTCTTCGAGGCGGAGTTCCGACCGCTGCGCCGTCTCGGCTATCTGCTGAGCGGCGACTGGGCCGAGGCCGAGGATCTCGCGCAGGAAGCGATGGTCCGCACCTACCGGGCTTGGTCGCGGATCACCGAGCGAGAACGGCCGGGCGCGTACGCGCGATCCGTGCTCGTGAACCACCGCCGTTCCCTCCTGCGGCGGTCGGCGGTGGCCGCCAAACATGCCGAGATGCTTCGCGCTTCCGAGTACCGGCCGGAGCTCGGCGAAGAGGGGATGGTGCTCTGGGAGGCGATCCGTGCGCTGCCGCAGCGACAGCGCGCGGCGATCGTCCTCCGCTTCTACGAGGACCTGCCGGAGGCGGAGGTCGCCTTGGCTTTGGACATGCCGGTCGGCACCGTGAAATCGCTCGTGCATCGCGGCGTCGGCCGGTTGCGCGAGACGCTCGGC